The window ATTCTATCTAAAGGTTTCTTACAACTAACAGATTTAAGATATAAAATGTAGTTTACTGTGTAATGATCAATTGCCTACATTTCAGCTGGTTCTCCGTTTGAAAAACTATCTCTGCTCGTGAACTGAAATAACCCCCTGGTCTTGCTTGCTGCATCTTTAAAAACTCATTCGCAAGCACACCAGTTGACTGCTATCTAGTAGCTCACTGAAGACATGCATTCACTTATTTAATAAACAACAAAATTCCCAAAAGCTCTTATTGTCAAAAAACATCCAACATAAAATCCTGACAAATAACAGGTACTGGGACAAAAGATACTCAGGAAGTTGATATAACCAAAATCAACACCTGTAGATAAGAGAGAAAGTTTGTCATTAAGTTTCAAATGATTAAACCACATGAACTGTTAACATTCTAATGTCCACATTGCTAGGAAGATCTGATCACACCCAAAGCAATCAGCTGATGAGCCCTGGCTAATCAGAGCAAGATCAAATCTATTTCCACATTCAACTCCCAGGATGAACCAAAAATAAGGTGctacaatttaaattaaaaagcaCAAATGAGTAACTCCACTCAATATTAAAAGGAAGCGAAGATGTTAAAAGAATGGTGCTTAAAAATGTGGTTAATTTCTAAGAATCAACGGAGACCAGTGTCAGCACCAAAACAGATTGATGACCATGACATGAAATTAAGTGATTTTTCCAGAATTAAACAACCATCACAGGTTTTGGTTCGATTTCTCAATTCTAGTGTACTAGTGGTTACATTAATCAAGGACACAAAGATGTATGGACATTGATCCTTGCACCACCATTAATGGCCAACTCCACTGACAATTAAAGACAACTTCAACCTATTAAAAATAGAAGAATTATCCTCCTCTCACCACCATGCAGTTAAACACAAGGAACATGGAAAATAATTAATGTTATAGTGCAGATATTGCTTTGAACctatataaataaaacagaaataaacagaaaatgtaaGAAATACTTAGCAACACTTTTGTGGAGGGCAAGATAGAACAATGTAAACATTTTAGGAAGAGAACCTTTCATCTTCAATAGGAAGTTAGAAAAcagaaaaaagagaaaatgtaAATCTGATAGGATGAAGACCAACAGAAAATAGAAATGTTGAACAAGGAAATAAAGATTTGTTAACATCCTTCTACCTGGAGGTGGTGTAAATGGAGGGACAATTGACCAGAGCTCTCTGGCATTACCACACGTCTCCTACGTCACCAATTTCAACTCTTTGGAAGTTCTCTACTCCCACTTCAACGTTCTCCAAACCTACGTGACAATCTTCATCTACCACCTCCAAGATCCATGATAAACTCACTGCCTCAATCTGTTCCCATTTCAAACCCATTTCTTGATAATTATTCTTGTTTTGTCTTCCATCCATGAAATTTCAAGATGCCTGCTGCCACTTTGGCAGTATCCATTTCCCTGATCCCACCTCATTAACATTGATGTCCAATCCTTCTCCTCCAACCCTCAGCAAGTTCCCTCTGCCTCTTCCCTGAACAGAGGTCCACTCTTTCTCAGCCACAGGATTCCACGCAAGTACAATCTACGGCCATCTCTGTGAAACAATATTTGTACCAGTCATGCATATGGCACCCCCTTCACTTCTGTTCTGGTGGATATAATTAGATTGATTCTGCTTCTTGCTCCCATACATAACTCAAAACATTTTACCACTTTTGCTATAAATTCCAACACCATTCTCGTTATCACCTGAATATCTACGATTCCTACCCTTTTCAATTTATTTCTGCATCTCAGGGGATACGTTAGCAAACAATATCATAAACAAAAAGACATTTTCAGCTTCCCTAACTGCACTCCTACAATCCTGTTTGCTACATTGGATTCCTCAAATTTCTCCAACACCATTCTGATGATACTCTCCACACCTACACTCACGAGATATCTTCCTTTTCTctttccctcgactccatcctaggacccaagcagtctttccagacgaggcagaggttcacctgcacctcctcaattgcatccactgttctaggtgccaactgctctacatcagtgagatcaagcgcaggcttggcgaccatgtcgcccaacacctccgctcagttcgcattaacctagctaatctcccagtggctcagcacttcaactccccctcccattcagaatccgacctttctgtcctgggcctcctccacgagtcccactgcaaattggagcaacagcacctcatatttcacttgggtagtttacaccccagcggtatgaacattgacttctccaatttcaggtaatccttgctttctccctcttcccctccccagctctctcacagcccactgtctccgcctcttcctttctccttcccgccccccaacatcagtctgaagggtctcgacccgaaacgtcacctattccatcgctccatggatgctgcctcacccgctgagcttctccagcatttgtctaccttccttttcACTTAATCATGGGTCCCCTCACCCTAACCGGCATGGCTCTTGATAGCATTCCATTTTCTGCATTTTTCCCCAATTCACGAGATCGATCATTCGACTTACACTTCCTTAACAAGGTAGACCCAGAGATATCTATTATTCCTCTTTCAACATCAAGAGCCACGTCCCTCTATTGTTCATTCTTCCAACTCCACCATTTCCTTATGCAGCTGCAGGAAATTATGCCGAGCCACTAGATATTCAACTACGTTTAGTGTAAAAACAATACTTTATAAATGGTGGATTTTTAATAAAAATCTGTAAACCAAGATAATCTGCGACTGGGACGAATAAACCCATACCATTGCCATTTAATTTTTCCATGGAAAGTATGGATGGCAGTGACTCCCAGTCCAATGTGCGAGTGCTGCTGATGACCAACTGAATCTATTGTTTGTGAGCTGCATCAAACAAGGTGTAACCTCGGCAGAACACTAGCCCTAACCACAATTCAAACTATTTTAAATTGACAGATGCCACCCTGAATTTAAAAGTCATTTCAAGTTTAATATTGAGATGAGCTAAGTTTTCAGCATGAAAATGCATTTAAGTTATATCATGCAAATCAAAAAGGTCCAATGCTTGATAGCTCATCTCAGTGTTTAAATAGCAATCAAGAGGAATTTCTGGAACATTAAATCACATTGCTAAAAACCAACAATTCCCACGTGTTACATAATGTGCCCTCAAAGAACACAGTCTACCAAACAAAGCAACTCAATGTACTTACTGGGAACGTGACCGGCTCTTTGAGGCAGTGCCAGATCTGCTGCGGGTACTCCTACGACTTCTGCTACGAGAATGACGACGACTTCGAGACCTGGATCTGTGAATTAAGATACACTAAATAGTAAAAATGGTCATCAAAATAatgataaaattatttttttggatACTTTCCATTGAGATTTGCACATTGGGGTGACCATTGCACAGTAACATCTAGTTGGGATGATGGTTAGGCTAACAATTCCCTGGAGACTTCTAGCTATTTCCTAAACCAGATGCTAAGACAGGTGGACCACAATGGCTCGTGCTTATTCGGTGCTCTCACGGGCTATGGAAGTTGTAAATGGCCTTGTGCTCCATTCAAGGGATTATGTTTGTCAGTAGATGGCACAGTGAATGCCCCAATGCATTGAGTGTGGATATCAAGCAGCAACAAGAGTGTGTCTACAAGATTGTAAGAGATCAATCACCTGTCAATGCAtacaaaagaactgcaggtgctggtttaaatcaaaagtagacacaaaatgctggagtaactcagtgggtcaggcagcatctctggagagaaggaatgggtgacgtttcaggtcggaagggTCTTGATATCTATGCAATAGGCGCATAAGGAAACTGCCTAAAACTCAAAAAGAAAGATATGTATGAATGCAACTTTATTGGCCTTAATAACATTATGTATGCGTAAGCATTACTGCCATACAAGAAAACCTGCATCTAATTTGGCTCGGACACAATGGGCCAGCCAAATGATCTAGGTCTACATTCTAGAGCTCACAGAAAACACTATAAAAAAGATGGGGAAATTTGATGTAGGCAATGTTAGTttgaggagcaatttacaatgggcACGACCCTGCTTGTCATCTACCTTGGCTTCAATGAAAGGGGAAAACAAAGTCTTGGTATAAACAAATACAAAGACAGACAAGTGCAATCCCACCCTACCATCAATGAAGCATCACAGTCTGATAAACTGCAAAATCTCTGCAATGGGGATCAGAACACTTTATTTTGATTAGAAACAGGAGTCCCACCATACAAACACACCATCTGAACCATTTCTTCAATTTTCAATGTTCCAGAACAAATCCACTGCCTCCCTTCTACCTTCcatctggatagactcggcttgtactcgctagaatttagaagattgaggggggatcttatagaaacgtacaaaattcttaaggggttggacaggctagatgcaagaagattgttctcgatattggggaagtccaaacaaggggtcacagtttaaggataaaggtgaaatcttttaggactgagataagaaaaccattttttacacagagagtggtgaatctctggaattctctgccacagaatgtagttgaggccagttcattggctatatttaagagggagttagatgtggcccttgtggctaaggggatcaggggatatggagagaaagcaggtacaggatacagagttggatgatcagccatgatcatattgaatggtggtgcaggctcgaagggccgaatggcctattcctgcacctattttctatgtttctacttgtcAACACAATGATTAATATTTCGGTGCAATACTGCAGAACCTGAATAAAGCACATTTATGTCAAACCTATCCCAATTTACTTGGATGTACTTAATGGTATTAATCAAAGTGAAAGCCCTTTAGCATCCTGGTGAAGAAAACGTATTTTAATGCTAGAGTACTCAAAAGAAACAttgttgtttctacatttctgaaTAGAACCTCAGTGGGCtggagagcatctctggataacatggttcTGTGATGTTTCAGGGAGAGACCCTTCCAAAGCTCAGCACATAAGAtcataacatcacctatccatgttctccagacatatcacctaactgttgagttactctagcacttattGTATTAACCTGGTTTCTAACTGAATGGAATCTGGTTGCTGAGTTTCCTAACAGTGCAAGATCTGAAGGGAGTGAATATTATACAAATTTCCCTTTTCCTCCAATGAACACATCTCCTCAATCTATGTTCCATCCAATCATAACACTGAAATTGTTAGATCCTTGTGCTACACATTGTACAAGCATAAAACCCCAACAAATAtattctgcccattcacccatccCCTTTGCTGAGAATCTACTACAGCAGCTACCTCCAATAATGTATTGTAATTCATTCCCCTCTCCATCTACTGCACCCCTATCAACCAAACGGCAAAAATCTGAAATTAACACAAAAGACGCCAGAAAGTAAAATAAGGTCCAACAGCATCAGTAGAGAGAAAAATAATTAGATGTTTCAAATCAACTTTTCATCAAACAAGGAAAAGTTAGATATCAAACATATTTAAAgccagagtgtttaagaaggaactgcagatgcttgaaaatcaaaggtacacaaaaatgctggagaaactcagcgggtgcagcagcatctatggagcgaaggagatgggcagcatttcgggccgaaacccttctttagactgccaGAGATGGAAAACAGATGATAATATGGAGGCTAAGCAAAACTAAATTGCAAGTGTTAACTGTGGCAGCTGAGAAGCTTGTTAATCACCAAATGATACTAATCAGCCATtatatctaggtatgttacaaagcctacctgaatcgtggctgagaatctgtcccagccccatgtGCGCGatgttggcgctgtttagagggggcgggtttaaaacgcgatttttactaggctgttgcaatcgaaaatgttcagcctagtaaatcattaacggaaaatcgctgaaagaccccgtcgcaaaaggtattattagtttttatggccttgtatagaaacatagaaattaggtgcaggagtaggccattcggcccttcgagcctgcaccgccattcaatatgatcatggctgatcatccaactcagtatcccgtacctgccttctctccataccccctgatccccttggccacaagggccacatctaactccctcttaaatatagccaatgaactggcctcaactaccctctgtggcagagagttccacagattcaccactctgtgtgaaaaaagttcttctcatctcggttttaaaggatttccccttatccttaagctgtgatcccttgtcctggacttccccaacatcgggaacaatcttcctgcatctagcctgtccaaacccttaagaattttgtaagtttctataagattccctctcaatctcctaaattctagagagtataaagcaagtctatccagtctttcttcataagacagtccggacatcccaggaatcagtctggtgaaccgtctctgcactccctctatggcaataatgtccttcctcagatttggagaccaaaactgtacgctatactccaggtgtggtctcaccaagaccctgtacaactgcagtagaacctccctgctcctataatcaaattcttttagcaatgaaagctaacataccattcgctttctttactgcctgctgcacctgcatgcctattcaatgactggtgtaccatgacacccaggtctcgctgcatctccccctttcccaatcggccactaatagttatagtagtttaaaaatcactctctcaacccgcgacctctcgcagccccagggttttataaagcaaacaattaaaggtatgtaccttatttttacattaaaaggggcttcttaagaaccctgtatataaagttttctatagcgaatagttcattttgggctctttatatcccgcagtgtttttctgggcatttgggggcacaaatccattgcaatgtgaacgttctaaaccagcgcgttcacaagaacccactagaaagccgatttaaattgacttcacactaaattccttccatttggcctataaattgatgtaaatgagatttaaaaatcatgttttattgtgaattatttgtgaatattatttggtcacttaggctatttaaaaatgttaatcatttattaagaaatggatagatgtttagatctagtaattgaagtttgaaattagctacaattgggtaactaactaattatatgctttaatttcaggtcctccaagtaagattattttatatttgtttcagaatggttcaatctacgataactgaaaatttcattcagttctcttaatttttaagaaggttatgggtttttgactgtcctcgatcacagcatttttgttatgtccatagaaaatcaatagggaacaagatgctaatttcgagtatgaaaatggccataacttttttattacttgagatatgaaagtgaattaggtgtcaaattaaacttattgttatgctttatctgatgggataaattgcagacttgattttttaaatctcaaaatgttgtaacattgctactatatctGATTAAACTACCTACTTCTCATCTTCCAGAATCCCTCACAATCCAGTTTTCCCCACCAACTTTCCTTACCCAGGAAAACTATAAATGctagaaacaaaaacaaagtcaTGGGAACACTTTGTTTTAGATAGTgatacttcaaaacaaagttcaaTGTTAGCATCTATTCTCTCTAAGCTGCAACTGTCAATTTCCCACTTTTTCTTCACAACTCAGTATGCGATCAAGCTGTAAAATCAGTTCTGAAACTACACGCTCACCGGGATCGACTGCCAGAGGAAGAGCGTCTATTACGGGGCCGGTCTTCAACCAATCGTATCTTTCTCGCATTGAtttcactgccatccagcttgtccagagCCCTCTTCATATCAGAGTAGGATCTGAATTCAATAACACCTTCATTCATACGCTGCTTATGAGCATCAGCATATGTCACTTCACCCGCTTGTCTCATGAAATCCTTCAAAGGAAAAAATAAACAAGTTAGTCAGAACAATGATCTTTAAtgccaatttattttaaagttgTTTAAACAATTCAAAGCCTACTTTTAGATCTTGCCAGCTGCAACGACTTGAAAGATTTTCAACGATGAGCCTGAACTCAGTTCGGACAGGTGGCCCATATTTTTCTCTTCCATTTCTTCGATATCCATAACCACTGCTGCCTTGAGGTTCAGAAAGAAAATCAGTAACTACTCAATTAAAAATCTATCAAATTTTAAATGAGACAAAAGAAAATAGATctgaatattaaataatcttgttAATAATTACATTTTCTATTTGTTTTTACACAATATTCTATAATTATGTACCATGCATGTCTGCATATGTTTTGgcaaaaattaaaaactaaatatTCCATTTATGTACTTACATTCTAGCAGATTTTAGAAGTTTGGTATAACACACATATGGTAACAGGCACTTAGTTCAGATTAACCAGATATGTCTAACCCTTGGCATCCTCATCACCCAGGGTCTAATGGCAAAGGCAGCTGTCGTCATGGCTTCCATTAGGTCAGCCAAACGCCAAAGGCTACATAATGTAAGGTAAAGCCAAGGTCAATCGGAACGGGCAGACATCTTATCCGCAATGGATTCTTTCAATTAAAAAATCAAGGTCTTATTAACAAGGTTTGGATGAACACTTTCATTGTAACAATTTAAATAATAAAACACCACTGGAATTTTTTAAGCGAATTTAAAAAGTAAACACAAGTCATGTTGAATAAATCACTCACTGcgaccgccgccgccgccgcctccacctccgccgccaccaccaccaccaccataacCACCACCACCATAGCTGCCGTCACGGCGTGGTCCTCTCGCATGCTCAACTATTATACGCTCTCCACAGAGCTCCTTGCCGTTCTGCTCGTAAACTGCATCATCTGCATCACGTGAGTCTTCAAACTCAACAAATCCATATCTGTGGTAATTCAATAAAAATATCCATAAGTCATAGTAGCGggtgtagggcattcggcccatcaagtctactcagccattcaatcatggttcatCTATTTCACTAATCGCACTAATATTACTAATCTGTGCATGTCCCATGTGACCAGAAAAATACACCAACTTAAAAAGGACCATACTTGGCAATTGCTTCCAATAAAGGTTATGGCAGTAAGATTAGGTAAATTAAAACagtgtaaaataaaattaaagttaaaaacatagaacataaagggGGCAAAATGCACGTGTCACTGTATTCCCATGGACAACGTTAACAGCAGAAAAAGTACTAGTCTTCTTTTAAATCGGTTGATTGTTAACATTAGATATGAAGATGCATTTGTGTACTGTGGATGAAGACGAAGATAAAAACTGTAAAATCCAAGTaaataaagcacatttaaaaatcattaaaataacaaagactgcagatggtggtctTGTGCAGAAAACACTGctggaggatatggggagaaggcaggaacggggtactgattggggatgatcagctatgataacattgaatggtggtgttggctcgaagggctgaatggcctactcgtgcatctattgtctattgtctaacccactgggtcaggcagcatctggagagggaacttcaagtctgaagaagggtcccaatccagaaCATcaccggtacacaaaaatgttggagaaactcagcgggtgcagcagcatctatggagcgaaggaaataggcaacgtttcgggccgaaacccttctccagaacatcacctgtccattcccctccacaaatGGTGCATGACCCGCCAAtaccctccagcattttttgatcATTAAAATAATGAACATTATTCCAAAACACATGATTCAGCTCTCTGAAAGAAAATCACCAGATCTAATTTTCTGCtctttccccaacccaattattTTCCAAATAATTATTCCCTTTTTGAGAAAATACAGATTTGTGATCCTTGGTGCATTTCACACCAAAAACAACTGGTATTTTCCATTGTATTTAAAATTGGTCACCAAAAGAGCAATCTCTCAATTTATTCTCCTTCGTGATTGTTATATTCCAGTTTATTGTTTGGAGGTATAtttaaggcaactttaattccaAAATACAGATTCGAGGTCGTTTTTGACCGAGAGCACCAGGTTTTGCATGAACCGTCCGAATACTGCTGCTTTCGACAACCAGACGAGCACAATGAGCGATTGGTTAAAACACACAAACCACAACAGAATCGAAACCCTCTGCCAGACGTCCACGTGGAGATCCATCTATCTCCCAGCTCCGAGGATCTCCAGCCGAAGGGGGCAATTGTTGGGGGACAACAGgactggaaatctctgccaacCCATGGAACAAGGACAGGTGGGACTGACTGACTGCGCTCCCCCCGCCCCGCACACGACTCCGGCCGGCGCTTCTCCTAATAAACCCCCCGGCGTGGGGAGGGAGAGacttcccccccatccccaccctgtggcccctaccctcctctctctccccgccccgaGCCACCTTTCCCCCTCCGCCACGTCTCCATCGCCCAGCCCGAGCCCACTCGCCTCCTCCATCTTCCTCTCGCTCCTTCCACCTGGAGCCGCCATTTTCCCCGCTCCACGCGGCATTCTCCCCCCCGGCCGccgcccctctccctccatcctcctccccacccacccggGCCCAGGGACGCGTGGAGCAGGCCTGTGGCAACAATGGAGCGCCAGGCCCAGCCGCCGCTACTAGGCCCGGCCTGGGCCCCCCGCCGCCTACGCCAGGCCGGCCCGGCCACATCGCCACCCCgccgacccccccctccccccccccccctggcctcaCCCGTTCTTCAGGTCCACTTCTAGCAGCTTCCCGTAGCCCTTGAAGAACCGTTCCAGGTCCTTCTCGCGTACTTGGTAGCTGAGCCTCCCGACGTAGACGCGCGGCATGGCGGCGGCTGCTGCTGCTCGGCgccgacggacggacggacgcctTCCTCCCGCCACAGCGCGCCACACGTCGCGTCACCGTCTGCTGCGCACTACGTCACCGCTTGCTGCGTTCCAGTCGTCGCTTTGTGTGTTCTACGTCAGCGTGGCTCGCAAAGCACGTTGGTAGTTGTAGTCCGTTTTTGGATATCGTCGTCAACTGTCTTTATATCGTCTGTAGTCACTCAGATGGCGGGGAAGGATGATCTCATTAAGATGCACAAGATGaggaggggcacggataaaggtttagctttattattgtcacctgtaccgaggtgcagtgaaatgctttgttctgcatgctgtccaaacagacaacagacaataggtgcaggagtagaggccattcggcccttcgagcctgcaccaccattcaatgtgatcatggctgatcatccacaatcagtaccctgttcctgccttctccccatatcccctgactccgctatctttaagacccctatctagctctctcttgaaagcatccagagaaccggcctccaccgccctctgaggcagagaattccacagactcacaactctctgagaaaaagtgtttcctcgtctccgttctaaatggcttaccccttattcttaaactgtggctcctggttctggactcccccaacatcgggaacatgtttcctgcctctagtgtccaaacccttaacaatcttatatgtttcaataagatcccctctcatctgtaTGTAGCAAAGGGAATCTTTCGTAATTTTTCCTTTACTCATTTCCCCTTCTTtatatctttatactcccaatttgtcaatccttcCCCCCCACAGATCAGACATACCacacatgggcggaaatcccgagggggtgggggagacgcAGGgggacaccctcccccccccttcccccccccccccccgtgttttgagaggtgggggacaatcccccccccatgtttcatgtcttgaaacatataagagtgtttggaaacgctagaggcaggaaacatgttcccgatgttgggggagtccagaaccagggggtcacagtttaagaataagggataagccatttagaacggagatgaggaaacactttttcacccagagagtagtgaatctgtggaattctctgcctcagaaggcagtggaggccaattctctggatgctttcatgagagagttagatagagctcctaaagatagcggagtcgggatatggggagaaggcaggaacggggtactgattgtggatgatcagccatgatcacattgaatggcggtgggctcgaaaggccgaatggcctactcctgcgcctattgtctttggtctataccctagcttatggaaggaccattcaaaagccggataatgaagctgttcctgagataacagagggaaagaagatcTTCCTAAGTGAACACTCCAAAGTATTTTtctcagggtagaggattctaaaactagagggcataggctgaaGGCGAgaaggagagatttaagagggaacaCATGGGCAACTTTTTAACTCAGACGATTGTCGGTATCtagtatgagctgccagaggaagctttaGAAGTAAATATAATTTGGTgaattaaaagtcatttggacagatatgtggataggaaaggtttagtgggctaCAGGCCAAATGGGTATGCTAACTTGGTCCACATGGACAAGGTCGGCCAAAAAGATTGCTGCCATGCTGTACTGCGCTATTAATAAATAATTTACCTATAATCGTGATGAAAGTAACTTGTCTTTAAATCAAAACAGAATTTTAAATCGAAACAGAATTTGATTTACTAAAGCAATACAGCGCTTTCTGGAAATCTGTACAACAGAAATATTGAAGGACGCCCAAGGCTacacagcatccctggaaaaagaAAACTTTGCATTTCAGAAAAATCTAATTTTTAACAGAACTTTACTTTTCAGTTCAGGGCGAGCTGTAAGGTGGCAGACGCAGCGAGAGATAGGCACAAGGAAGAGGTAATTAACTCATCTGCATTTTGGCAATCAAGAGATTGTCAATTCTAACAAAGTAAAATTCATGAATAAGAGATGAAGGAGAGAAGATTTTCACATAAACCTATTATCTGGCAAGATTAGGAAAGAAGGGCTGGATGGGATACAAGTATTGGTATGAGGAGTAATTTAATCGACATGTG is drawn from Leucoraja erinacea ecotype New England chromosome 21, Leri_hhj_1, whole genome shotgun sequence and contains these coding sequences:
- the srsf6a gene encoding serine and arginine rich splicing factor 6a; amino-acid sequence: MPRVYVGRLSYQVREKDLERFFKGYGKLLEVDLKNGYGFVEFEDSRDADDAVYEQNGKELCGERIIVEHARGPRRDGSYGGGGYGGGGGGGGGGGGGGGGRSSSGYGYRRNGREKYGPPVRTEFRLIVENLSSRCSWQDLKDFMRQAGEVTYADAHKQRMNEGVIEFRSYSDMKRALDKLDGSEINARKIRLVEDRPRNRRSSSGSRSRSRSRSRRHSRSRSRRSTRSRSGTASKSRSRSQSRGKGHSRSKSKTPERKSRSRSNSKVKSDHGSRSPSPSKSKSDLNKKSKSRSKSPQVNGNGENKSISRSRSKSRSRSREASVPVSPVKSKPKSENLSPSNSRRSMSRSMSRSRSGSKE